One window from the genome of Oncorhynchus gorbuscha isolate QuinsamMale2020 ecotype Even-year linkage group LG14, OgorEven_v1.0, whole genome shotgun sequence encodes:
- the LOC123995846 gene encoding transmembrane protein 178B-like — protein sequence MAAGKLLLYTGLSLSLCALGMLAVAICSDHWYETDARRYRERCRSFSSRKNPGFIYIPNNSLPLRASRSRLDRWEDKLLLARNRRQLFAMSAADECSRQYNSTNMGLWSKCHRLGFDQDTEDLIRKESFWTSKESF from the exons ATGGCTGCAGGGAAGTTACTGCTCTACACCggactgtccctttctctgtgcgCCCTAGGAATGCTAGCAGTGGCGATCTGTTCCGACCACTGGTACGAGACTGACGCGCGGAGGTATCGGGAGCGCTGTCGGAGCTTCTCCAGCCGTAAGAACCCAGGCTTTATCTACATCCCCAACAACAGCCTCCCTCTGCGGGCTAGCCGCTCCAGACTGGACCGCTGGGAGGACAAGCTGCTCCTAGCCCGGAACAGAAGGCAGCTGTTCGCTATGTCCGCCGCTGACGAGTGTAGCAGGCAGTACAACTCCACCAACATGGGACTGTGGAGCAAATGCCACCGACTGGGCTTCGACCAGGACACAGAAGACCTCATTCGCAAAG AATCCTTCTGGACTTCTAAAGAATCCTTCTGa